A segment of the Acidobacteriota bacterium genome:
GGTATGTCGATGCTTCGTATGCCGGTGTTTGTGTGGATGGCGCTTGTTGTCCAGTTCCTGTTGCTATTCTCGCTGCCGTTGATCGCCATTGGATTGTTCCAGCTTTACTTTGACCGCAACCTCGGCACGGTATTCTATGCTGCAGCAGCAGGTGCGGACCCGCTGTTGTGGCAACACCTGTTCTGGTTGTTCGGGCATCCTGAGGTGTATGTGCTGGTTCTGCCGGCGATGGGCATCGTGTCCGAGATATTGCCGGTGTTTTCGCGCAAGCCGTTGTTTGGGTACTCCTTCGTTGTTTTCGCCGGGGTTGCGATCGGTTTTCTCGGTTTTGGAGTGTGGTCGCACCACATGTTCACTGCCGGACTCGGACCCTTGGCGGAAGTTGGTTTTGGCCTCTCGACGATGGTGATTGCGATCCCGACGGGTATCAAGGTCTTCAACTGGATCGGTACGTTGTGGGGTGGTGATCTGCGGTTTACGACCCCGATGCTGTACTCCATCGCGTTCATAGCAATGTTTGTCGTGGGCGGTCTTTCGGGTGTCACCCACGCCATCGTGCCGACTGACACCCAGCAACATGACAGCTACTACGTTGTAGCGCACTTGCACTATGTGCTTGTTGGCGGCGCGGTCATGGGATACATTGCCGGTGTGCACTACTGGTTCGGCAAGTGGACCGGCAGGATGATCAGCCAGAAGATCGGAAAGATCGAGTTCTGGATCTTTGTAGTTGGTATAAACATGACGTACGGTCCGATGCACGCACTCGGACTCAACGGGATGCCGCGGCGCACATACCGGTACGGGCCAGGTCTCGGATTCGATTTCTGGAACCTCTTTGCAACCGTCGGAGCTTTTATCCTCTCTGTGGGTGTGTTGCTGTTCGTGTACAACATGGTGTGGTCGTACTTCAAGGGCGAGGTCGCAGGAAATGACCCATGGGACGCTCGTACGTTGGAGTGGTCAACTCCGTCGCCGACTCCGGTGTACAACTTCGACGTAGAACCCGATGTGCATGGGCTCGACGAGTGGTGGCATCAAAAGTACCAAGAGGACGAAGATGGTCGGCCCGTGCTCCGACAGGATCAACCGGTCCCTTCGGTCGCACTTGATGACTACTCGCACATCCACATGCCTTCTGAATCGTTCTATCCCTTTCTCACTGCGTTTGGTCTCGTTGTTCTCGGGTACGGGCTGCTGTACGCTCCCGTCGGGTTCTGGTTTTCGGGTCTTGGTGTACTTACCGCGCTATGGGGTTTCTTCGGATGGAGTTTGGAACCCGTCACGAAAGGAGAGCACTAACAATGTCGACTGCAACGGTCGAAGAGAGCCGCCCTGGCGCCGAAGGTCATCACGAAGGCTCGCACGACGTGGTGCCCGTCCGCCGGACCGCGATGTGGATCTTCCTTGGCTCCGAGAGTATGTTCTTTGGAGCGATGATTGCGACGTTCTTGCTGTATCGCAACACGACGAATGGCGGCCCTGGATCCGAGATATTCGCCATCCCATTTACCTCGGCGAGTTCGTTCGTTCTTCTGATGAGTTCGCTCACAATGGTGCTTGCCCACCACTCGTTTGGGAACAAAGATCTGCGGCAGACCAGGGTGTGGCTCGTAGCGACGGCCCTGCTTGGCGCCACCTTTATTGCTGGGCAGATATTCGAGTTCACACGGTTTGTTGACGAAGGTCTACGGCTCGGCACGAGTCCGTTCAGCTCGGCGTTCTACATGCTCACCGGTTTCCACGGACTCCACGTTTTCATCGGGGTGCTGTTGTTATCTGCCATGGTCATCCTGTCGGCGACCGGCAGGCTCAAGGAAGACAGCGGTCTCAACGTCGAGCTTGTCGGTTTGTACTGGCACTTCGTCGATATCGTGTGGATCGTTATTTTCACCGTCGTGTATCTGCTTCAGGTTTGAGCATGACCGACGCTGCCTCCGTGACTGACACCGCCTCGGACGCATCAATTGGGCCGAAGCAATACTGGCTACTCGCTCTAGTGTTAGGAGTAGTCACCGGTGTAGAGGTCCTCGTGCTGCAGGTCGAGGTACTCGAGAACGTAAAATTGCCTCTTCTGCTCGGATTATCGCTGTTCAAGTTCGGTGCGGTCGTCACGATATTTATGCACCTCAAGTTTGGTACTGCTGCACAGAAGTTTGTGTTTCTGATGGGTTTGACGGCAGCGACAGTGCTGTTCGGCGTGGTGTTGTTGACTCTTAGGGCATTCTGAAACCATGCCAGCGTACTTTCTAGCAATGTTCGCCGTCACACCCATCGTTTCAGACGTACCACGCTCGATAGACGAGGTGCTCGCTTTCCACGTTCATCCTGATGTTCTCGTGCTTGTCGCGGGCATGCTTGCAGTGTTCCACATTGGCGTTCGCAGGTTCGGTCCGGCCATGACTCCGCAAGGCGAGCCGACCGTGACGCGCAGCCAGAGCATACGTTTTCATGCGGGCGTATTTGCGATTCTGCTGGTGAGCGGTTGGCCGATACATGATATTGGCGCGCGCAGCCTCTTCTTGTTCCACATGATCGAGCATCTCACCCTTGCGTTCGTCATCCCACCACTGTTGCTCACGGGGTTGCCAAGGTGGCTTCTGAGTGCGATCGTGAGACCAGTGCTCCCGGTGGTGCGCTTCTTTGCTAAACCTGTGCTCGCGTTGGTGCTGTTCAACGCGGTCCTCGCCCTGTTGCACGTCCCCGCGGTGCTAAACCTGATGTTGACTAACGATATTGTGCACATCGCAATCCATTCCGCGTTGATGGGAACTGCATTGTTCCTGTGGATACCAATCCTGGGGCCGATCCAGGAATTGCCGGGACTTCCGCCGTTCTACAAACTCGGCTATCTGTTCCTGCAATCTCTTGTGCCGACCATTCCAGCCAGCTTTCTCACTCTCGGGAGCGCTCCGCTATACCCGATCTACGAGCAGTTCCCACGGATGTGGGGGATTGGTGTGTTTGAAGACCAGGTGTTTGCAGGACTCATCATGAAGATCGGCGGCGGTTTTCTACTATGGACCTACATCACGTACTACTTCTTCAAGTGGCATGCTGAGGAGCACGCCATTTCTATCAGAAGTACTCGTCCTGCGACAAGGCCGCGCCAAGGTACCTCGTAGGAGGGCTTGGCTACTTGCCGGATTCCCACGGCCTCGCAGCGAGTAACGCTGCCGAGCCGAGTACAAGGGCACCGACAACAGCGAATAGCACGACCGCTCCTGTCTCCGTGGACGCCAGCAAGAGTCTTGAAAAGCCAAACGCGAGACCGGCGATCGTCGTGCCCACAAGGATTGGCCGTCCGATCGCCTGCCCGGTTTCGCGGACAAATCTGGTTCGTGAAAGCGGGACCGCGGCCCCAGAGAATCCGATGGCGCGTGGGTAGGAGAGGTGGTCGGCGACCATTGCGATCATACCGCCGAGGACTGTCCCGACTATCACGACGATAAGTGTCATTTTGAGGATCGGAAGCGTAATGGTCCCGCCGTAGGTGGTGTCGCCGGCGAGCGCGAGGAGTCCGCGAGTGAGGGCAAATCCGAGGACCGCCCCGAGTAGAGCTCCGATGGCGGCAACATAACGTGCGGGGTAGCGCTCGGACGACGACTCGCCTCTGGTGCCGACTGCGTACCCTGCGGTTGCGATGAGCGCACCGCCGGCCAAGCCGCTGACGATCGATGCCAGGAAGAACGCTCCCTGGGTGATCGTGATTGTGACTCCACCTTGGGTACCGAGCGGCGCCGAGTCGATCGACCCTATGGCAGTAAGGGGGCCAAAGAGTGCCAAGGCGCCGACACCGAACAACGCGCCGGCAACCGCGCCGTAACCCATCGCTCGCATTCCGTTTGACTGCACGGTCACTCCCGCTGTGGCGTTCGGGTGTGAGTGTAGCCACCGATGCTTGGCGCATCGATTCTCGGCGTTACCTGGTTCATGGGTGCGGCGGGTGTGTTATGTGGGACACGAATCCGGCGAGTAGATGCCACGCACGATACCTTCGGGGGCCGTCGACGTGAGTGGACCCCACAACAGCAGATCACCGGAGCTCTTCGAGAAGAGTCTGAACACGGTGCCCCCGGTGCTCTCGTCCACGACCTTTTGGAGATCGAACGAGGTGCCATAGATGCTGTCCAGGTCGGACACGCGATCTGACAACTGGAGGCCGGAAAGCGTTCTCAAGTCCGATCCTGCAGCGTCGCTGGAACCTTGGAACGTGAGGTCGAGGCGGTAGCCGACAAACTTCGCATCGGATCCCTCGCCTTGCGCAACCGCCTTGAAAGAACCCCACTGTAGAACTCGTTCGGTTTCTCCTACGCAGACGCCGAGTCCACCGATAGACGCCGTCGGTCCCGTATCGCTGTCCGGTGCGCCGAGGCTTGAGATCAGGATTCCAAAAGCATCTACCGCCGGAGTACCAAACTTGATTGGCCCAATTCCGTTGGCCTGTAACGTGAGGTCGCCGACAGGGATAGGCGTGCCGACCGCGACAAATGGGGCATCGGCGGCCGGCGTTGTTGTGGTCGTCGCACCGTCGGTCGCGCCGTCTGACAGCGTCGTCGTGGTACTGCTGTCCGTCGGCTCCTGCGACACGTCTCCGGCAGAAGTCGATGTGGTCGTGTCAGCAACAGCGGTGGAGGAGTTGCCACTGGCGAGTTTTACCGTCGCGAGGCTTAGTGCCACCAACAGCAATCCCACAACGAGGCCGGTCAGGATTGGAGACCGTGGGGGCACCGCAGCCGGAACATCCGCGTCTTCAAGGTCAAGCACCGGGTCTGCTCCAGTCAGCCCTGCAAGATCGTCGTAGGGGTCGAAGAGCCCGTCGTACAGGTCGTCGGGACCATCATCAACAATGTCGCTCATCGGCGCATCACTTTCGTTGCACGCTGGGTTCTCCGCCATCTCGTGGAAGGCGGCCAATGCTCGCATTGTACGCGGCCGGTGCCAACAAGCGTGGGCTTTCGGTCACGAGAACGTTTTCTCCCGCCGGCCGGGGTATGTTTCGTCGAGGATGTCTTCGAAAGACTTGGTTGGCAAGAGAACAAACTGCACGTTGCCCTGCGAGTCTTCAGCTCGGTAGTCCTTCACGGGGATCGTGAGCCGATAGATCTCGTCAAGATTGATCGATCTGAACCCCCATGCCAGCGAGACCGCTTCCGTAAGGCTGAGCTGGTCGTCGAGCACAAATGCGTTCGACATGCTGCGTACGGTTGCCATGAGTTCAGACTGTGAGCTGAAGTTCTTGGCTTTGGCGAAAAGCGCAAGAATCATTTCTTGTTGGCGCTGGTTTCGAGTGAGATCGGTGACACCGGACATAGTGCGCCAGGTTCCGTTGACGAGTTCTTGCGTTGAGCGCGAACGCACCCACGCAAGCGCCTGTTTCCCGGTCGCCTGGGTACAGCCTCCGGGGAGATTTAGTTCCGCTTTGCGGTCTCGGACCTGGTACTCGGTGCAGATCTCGATACCCCCGAGCTGATCGACGATATCCTCGAACCCGTCGAATGTAAAAAGAGCGAAATGATCGACAGGGACGCCCGTAAAGTCTGACACGGTGAGTGACAGCAGCGTTGGTCCGTTGATCTCATCACGGCAGCCAAAAAACGTTGCGTTTATCCTCGTGAAGTTTTGGCGACAACGGTTGGGAAGATAGAGGTCCCGCGGCAGCGAGACCATGGCGGGTGTCGACCCATCGTTGGGGAGGAGCAGCAGAACAATCACATCCGCCCGCACCTCGCTCTCATCGGTGCCAACCACTAGGAAGGTCGTGAACTCGCTCTGTGGTGCGGGTGGCGAGGTCATGACGGTGATCTCGATTTCGTCTACCTCGGGGAGGATGAACGCGTCTTCTGCGAGCGGTTCCAATACGCGACGTGCCTCTTCGACGTTGTGGACAGCGGTTCTGCGACCTGCCCACGCTTGGTAGGTTTGGTAGCCGGTGTACC
Coding sequences within it:
- a CDS encoding LCP family protein translates to MRFKSKKRRRLHRFFTVRNLLPLVAALALFVAATSRWNTPIGTLIVGAIAGIVAGIGWLVLGRRFQRKRLAPLSGTVNLGNISAYTDSPSPSLVAPDSSVAAEYRDIAQRIEAKTTGQILQIAGVSPGLGSSTVAMNLAFTMTLADRRVILVDADMSQRGISRFVHTGISPGLAELARGESDLARSARLWAVGPTKKLPMIPSGEIGEDESVLASAAVAEALDQIADGTDLIIIDVPPANWSHVGVGIGAHADGTILVINEQTTPDALALAVSAHRDNGAPVIGFISRSARKQSGKVTWPGMAARSFAMFLVVLVGFGGYTGYQTYQAWAGRRTAVHNVEEARRVLEPLAEDAFILPEVDEIEITVMTSPPAPQSEFTTFLVVGTDESEVRADVIVLLLLPNDGSTPAMVSLPRDLYLPNRCRQNFTRINATFFGCRDEINGPTLLSLTVSDFTGVPVDHFALFTFDGFEDIVDQLGGIEICTEYQVRDRKAELNLPGGCTQATGKQALAWVRSRSTQELVNGTWRTMSGVTDLTRNQRQQEMILALFAKAKNFSSQSELMATVRSMSNAFVLDDQLSLTEAVSLAWGFRSINLDEIYRLTIPVKDYRAEDSQGNVQFVLLPTKSFEDILDETYPGRREKTFS
- a CDS encoding cytochrome c oxidase assembly protein: MPAYFLAMFAVTPIVSDVPRSIDEVLAFHVHPDVLVLVAGMLAVFHIGVRRFGPAMTPQGEPTVTRSQSIRFHAGVFAILLVSGWPIHDIGARSLFLFHMIEHLTLAFVIPPLLLTGLPRWLLSAIVRPVLPVVRFFAKPVLALVLFNAVLALLHVPAVLNLMLTNDIVHIAIHSALMGTALFLWIPILGPIQELPGLPPFYKLGYLFLQSLVPTIPASFLTLGSAPLYPIYEQFPRMWGIGVFEDQVFAGLIMKIGGGFLLWTYITYYFFKWHAEEHAISIRSTRPATRPRQGTS
- a CDS encoding heme-copper oxidase subunit III, whose product is MSTATVEESRPGAEGHHEGSHDVVPVRRTAMWIFLGSESMFFGAMIATFLLYRNTTNGGPGSEIFAIPFTSASSFVLLMSSLTMVLAHHSFGNKDLRQTRVWLVATALLGATFIAGQIFEFTRFVDEGLRLGTSPFSSAFYMLTGFHGLHVFIGVLLLSAMVILSATGRLKEDSGLNVELVGLYWHFVDIVWIVIFTVVYLLQV
- the ctaD gene encoding cytochrome c oxidase subunit I, with amino-acid sequence MTRTGPKGIWSWVTTVDHKRIGIMYAIAALLFFLTGGLEALLIRIQLGRPDGTVLSADAYNQLFTMHGLTMVFLVIMPIAAAFTNYFLPIMIGARDVAFPRLNAFSFWLFTFAGVFMASSFLLGGAPDGGWTGYAPLSIQVKEYIRMDFFSIGAQLLGVASLAAAVNFITTVFTMRAPGMSMLRMPVFVWMALVVQFLLLFSLPLIAIGLFQLYFDRNLGTVFYAAAAGADPLLWQHLFWLFGHPEVYVLVLPAMGIVSEILPVFSRKPLFGYSFVVFAGVAIGFLGFGVWSHHMFTAGLGPLAEVGFGLSTMVIAIPTGIKVFNWIGTLWGGDLRFTTPMLYSIAFIAMFVVGGLSGVTHAIVPTDTQQHDSYYVVAHLHYVLVGGAVMGYIAGVHYWFGKWTGRMISQKIGKIEFWIFVVGINMTYGPMHALGLNGMPRRTYRYGPGLGFDFWNLFATVGAFILSVGVLLFVYNMVWSYFKGEVAGNDPWDARTLEWSTPSPTPVYNFDVEPDVHGLDEWWHQKYQEDEDGRPVLRQDQPVPSVALDDYSHIHMPSESFYPFLTAFGLVVLGYGLLYAPVGFWFSGLGVLTALWGFFGWSLEPVTKGEH